tgttttcgtcatcgttggtcactaacgTCACTATTTAGAACGACATTCATCGATACCAGCCCTGCATTGTGCAAATACAaacattttgtgttttgtttgtttcgattgaatctgaaaatttgattcgaaataatttgcaaTATTTACATCTATGACCATGAAAATTATGTTACTTGACGATGAAATGTATTGAACTTCCGAACTCGGAGTGATTCGGCAGGTGAAATCATACGCTACActaattcaaattttattgCTTGTTCGCCCGTTCCGGGTCAAATAAATTAATGTTAACCTTGTTTATACTGTGGTGGGATTCACAGTTGAAAAGGTCCGGATATGCAAACCGAAAAATATTCATTaatcaatttgaaattaaataaatcatATTCAGAAAGCTTTTTTGGATTATCTTTACACCCCGTTACATGCTATTTggtattgtatttttttttctcgtacaTTTGTTATGGGCATTATGCCAACTGGTCTCGAGATACCCATcacgttatgccaaatggcccttagACATTTaactcgttatgccaaatggcattatgtcATATGGGCTTCCCCCTATGCTATAATTATTAGAATACAGCTTTATTGGATGCTTTGTTTAAAACTGTGTCATTAATCCTTGCCATAATGATCATATACTGGGTCTAGCTTTAATTTTCACCTCCATGGCCATTGAAAGCAGACTGAACAATCGACGGTAACTGCGTTTTTGCTTCCCACGGTCCCGAATGGCAATCTCGGTTATCATATGAAGCCCTAAAAATCGGATCCGCTAAATCCCATCTTGCTCTTATTCTAGGGACCGACGACAGCGTGTTAAACAAACAAACGGCAACGGCAGCGAATAATGCTTCTTTTGGTGTGACGTCAAATATCCCGAGACCGTCGTAAAAAATGCAGAGTGGAGGAGGGCCATTGCAGCCGGGTCCGTCCGTAATGCGGGGACTTACGTCGGGGACACCGACTTCTTCACAGCAGCAGTCAGAAATGCAGAAGATGCAGTCCCAACCTCCGTTGATGAATCAACCGTACCAGCAGCCGAATATGTTCAGAAACGCTGGTGCGAACCAGAATACGCGCCCGACGCGTGCCATGGTCCAAGCGTACCACAGCACGGCATTCATACCGGCGACCGTATTCCCAGTGACCTACAATCCGCGGTTAAGCCAATGGCCGAGCTATGGCTCAATGCCGGGAATGCCCTATCAGCCACATTACTATGTCCAGCCTAACATCATTCCCAGTCAACATCAGCAGAACCGGCGTAATCCGGGCGGCGAAAACAATCTCGTTAATGTAAATAACAACTATTCCGGAGCTCCTTCGAACGGAAGCACTAATCAGCTTAATCCGCTAACGACTATTCCGCAGATGCCGCAGGTTCAGATGCCACCGGGGCAACCGAATCAATCATCGCCGATGACCGTATCGCATGATCTTCTCGTGATGCAACAAATGCATCCGCCACCGGCTCAGCACACGCCTCAACCCGGTGTGCCCGGTGCTCCCGGCCAAGCGCCGATGGACCAACATCAGCAGAATCCCGCTCAAGTCAATGTCGGGGCACCGCAGCCTCAACATACGATGATGTCACAAATGCAGCTCGCTCCTCATATGGCAGCCCAGCAGGCAGCTCCGACGACCACTATCAAGAAGAGACAACCTGGTTCCCGAGCTATTCCAATCATCCATCCAGACACGCAGGAAGACATATTGAAAAAGATGTTTAATGATTCGCCACCCCCGACGTCATCCGCGCCGTCCACAACGGTAGCATCTACAAGTGGACCACCACCGCCACTACCATCCGGACCAGCTGGGACCGGAAGTTCAGCGCCGCCACCGGCAAACTATAGCACTATTCCTTCAAATGTACCCCAAGTTCCACTAAATCCATCAGCCGTAGATTCTGAATATGATAATTATCCGCCTCATCCTCACCAGGGAACACCGGAATTACCAGGCGGCATGTTGCTGCATCATCAAGCGCCACCCCATATGCATCATCCACCTCCAAATCATCCTCCACCATCGACGCACGTTCATCCTGTACAAGCGCAATTGTACGACATGGGGAGATCGCCAGCCGGTCAGCAGTCGCACGAGCTCGTCTACACTGGCCCTGGCGGCCCACTAAAGACCATCAACCCTCCGCCACATCTTCCTCCGCCGACACACCACTCGGTGGTTCCAGTTCCATCAGCAGCAGAAATGACCACTGCTAGCGGAACACCGGTCGTCTCGGCTAATGCTAATGCACCGTCAGTCGAAATTAAACCCtatcagaagaagaaaaagccgGTCAGTGAACAACAGCAGCAGGTGATCATTCAACAGCCTCCTCCCCCGGTACAACAATCTCATCCACAGCTGCAGCAACACCAAGTGCAGCATCCTCCACCACATCCCCTCCATCATCCACACCCTCTTCCAGCTAATATCAATCATCCTCCACCTCCAACCGGAATCCCAATTAACGACTCCATGTCCATTCCTTTCGGAGGCGCTCCGGAACGATATCGTACTTTCTCGGAGAAATCCATTGCCGAGTCAACCCTGTCGACTGATGCGGAGCCGTTTGTCTACACTGGCCCGACAAGCGTCACCAGCAATCACCAGCAGCAATCACGCATGGAAGAGTTGCCTCAATCGGTCGTAATCCAACCGGAATTGGTTCTTCCGATAGTCGCTCCGGAACAGAAGCAACCTGTCCAAACAGAACCTCAGCAGGAGATCCCAGATTCGCTCAATAAACTAGAAGTGGCGGAGGAACAGATGGCAAACAAGCGAACGGCATCAGCTGTGGACTCTCTAGTGGCTGGCGTGGAGAATCTTAGCGTAGAGGAGCAACCGACGGTAGCCGTCGGGGTTCACAACATTAACAATAAGAAGAACAAACAGCATAAGAAACGATCGGAGGAAGTGCCGTCTGTTAGTGAGACTagcagtagcagcagcagcatcccGAGTAGCAACAAAGATTCAAGCAGTAGCAAGGCTCCTGCTCCAATAACAACGGTAGTGGTTGAACAGCAGAAGCAAGAATCAATCGACGAAATCGATCGGTCTGCTGTTGTCTCAGTGGAGGAACCTCATCAGCAGACCCAGCAGTCTTCGTCATCGTCGTTAATTAATAATTTAGTGGAACATGATAGTAAGTTAGATAAtgataatattaataataatgtgGAATGCACCAGTACTACGATTACAACAAATACCGATAATACTACTACTATTACGACAGACAACAACAACGTCGTATCGTCGCCGATGGAAAACGTTAAACAACTACAACAGCTCGATTCCCGACAAATCACTCCGCCGAAGATGGTGGATGTAGAGAATAACGTCCAGCAGCAGCACCAACCTGAATTCGACGACAACAAGAACGTGGTGGAAACTGCGATAGTTCCATCAAAGGAATCCACCCCGGCCCCCGTGGAACAACTTCCCACACCTGTCACAATTACAAAAGAACTATCTCCGGCACCGACCACGAATACCCTCAAAGCGCCAGCACCACCAGTGGCGCCGATCAAAAAATCCCGATCGCTCACGCTCATTGAGTACGATCCGGGTCAATGGAGCCCGGACAATCCGACAGGCAAGAAAAAATATTCGCGCGACCAGCTGTTGCAGCTAAAGAATACCGCCCCGGCCCGGGAGAAGCCACTGAACCTGCCCAATTGTTTGGAAAGGTCCAACCACAGCGGTGGCCATTCCATGGGTGGTGGTAACCAATACGGCAAGAGCAACTATGTGGAAATGTCTCTGATGCCGACCTTCATTAAGGATCGCATGGTCACGGGCGGCAACCAAATGCGCCAACCCTATCCACCGAAGCGACCATCCCAGCAGGGTAACCAAGGCCAATCAGGTGCGCAATCTAACAAACAATCCCAGCAGGGAATGAGCAAAACCGGTTCCAAGATCATTCGGCTTCAGCTGGATGAGGAAGTAAAACTAAATGAATGCGAAAATGCGTGGCGTCCGAGCCATCTACAGCAGAACGAGGTCCTCGACGATGTCGAACGAAAAACGCAGGAACTTTTCAAAAAGTTCCGCTCCGTACTGAATAAACTGACTCCGGACAATTTTGATAAGCTGGTCCAGCAGGTAAAGTCCTTCGTGATTGACACCGACGAACGGTTGGATGGGTGCATCAAGTTGATCTTTGAAAAGGCCATTGCCGAGCCTAATTTCTCCGAAGCTTACGCCAAGATGTGTAAGGAAATCGGAACATTAGCAGTAGACATCGCAGCCGCTAATAGCGAGAAACGAATGCCGAATTTCAAGAGCCGATTGCTGGCTCAGTGTCAGACGGAGTTCGAGCGACGCCGTAACGATCAGACCAGTGCCATTCGCGACAGTCGCATCAAACTAGAAGCGAACAAAAATCTGGCCAAGGAAGAGTTTGAAGAACTGAAGGCacaattagaagaagaagagcagAAGGTACGGCGGAGAGCCGTCGGAACGGTTCGATTTATCGGAGAACTGTTCAAGCACGGACAACTTACCGCCAGTATTATGCACAGTTGCATCAAGCTGTTAATCGAGAAGGATAGCAGAGATTACGATGAAGAAACACTGGAGTGCTTGTGCAAGCTTCTAACTACCATCGGAGCAAAAATGGAGAAAGAGAATGGTCAAGACTTGGGTCAATACTTTGAAAAGATGGGCGAAATTGTTCGATACAAAGAGAAATACCGAATTAGCAGTAGGATACGGTTCATGATTCAAGATGTGATCGATTTGCGCCGAAATGGATGGCAGCCAAGGCGACAGGATCTCAATCCGAAGACGATGAACCAGATCCAGAAGGAAGCCGAGACTGAGCAACTTCAAATCAATATGAGCTATCTTCCCCGTGGTGGAGATATGGGTCGGGGTGGACGAGGTAACATGCAGGGTGGATCCAAGATGTCCGGTTCTATGGGATCCGGCGGTTACGGCCAAGGTTCGTACGCAAGGGGCGGCAATCAAAGTTCGATGAAGGGCGGTCGGCAAACTGACGACGATGGATTCCAGCAAATTTTGAATAATCGAAACAATCGACAGCAGCAATTGCAGATTGATCCTAAGAAGATCAACATTCCCAGCAACCTGGATACGGCGCGGCTCGGATCGGCGGCGAACTATCAGGGTTGGAAGAACAATAGCAACATGTTTGCTGCTCTCAACAACGAAGACAACCAGGGCGGTAGTGGCTCTGGCAGCAACAGTATGCTGGATCGCGATAGCGATCGGGATCGAGACCGCAGAGATCGTGGTGGAGATCGGGACCGAAATCAACGTGATCGGGACCGAGATCGTGATCGGGACCGCAGCGGTAGTCATAACAAGAATTCGGGAAGCTACCACAAAGGATCGATGGAAAGGGAACGCTACAACCGGTACGGCAGCAGCAGTAGTCAAAACGATGACCGAATGAATCGTTCATCGCGAGAACCGTCGTCGGGCAGCATGCGACCGATGAGTGGCCAGCTAAGCAACAGTCAATTGCATGATCGCGACCGTGATCGTGGCAAAATGCCAATTCAACAGCAGCCTCCATCAATGCAGGGACGATCGTCACAGCAACGACACGCTCCACAATCGTCAGCTCCTCTGCCAGGAAAAATAACATCAAACAGCGGAAGTGCGCTAACAAAATCCGGCTCCGGCCATTTGTATCAACAGCAGCAGCTGCCGCAGTTTGCTATACCAAAGGACGTTCCGCCTCGAAGAAGCTTCCCAACGCCCGATGAGGAAACAGAAACGAACATACAGAAGTTCTCCAAATACGTTAACATCGAAATGGACCAATCGGACTTCGAAGCAAGTGTCCAGGTGCTGAAAGAACTGAACATCAAACCTGACTTCTATCACGCTGCCATCAATCAACTGTTCATGGACAACATCGAACGGGATGGCAAAACTCGTGAATTGGTCGCCCGGGTCATCATTCAGATGTTCGAGAAGAAGGCCATCACTAAGGCCGACTACTTGCACGCCCTCGAGGAGATCTTCAATTTGGCCGACGATCTAATCATCGATATACCTCAGCTGTATATGTACATAACCTCGTTCTATGTGATGCCTCTGAACCAACGGCACGTTAACCTGGTCGATGTACGAAATGTGGCCCAGTGCATTCTGCCGGCACACGGTGCTACTTTGTTGAAGGAACTCCTGCTCCAGTACGAGGCTCTTTACGGCAAGGATGCCACCGTTATGCTGTGGTACGAGTCATCTCTGAATCCGACCGATTTTATCAAAATGGGCAGTGCCGAGGCGGCGGAGAAATACCTGACTGATGCCAAACTAGGCTATCTGCTCGACTCCAGCAGCAAAGCCCTCGACATGCAAACCGTCGGGACGCAAATCAAACATTTCCTGAAAACGCACGCCAAATTTATGGAGATCTACAACTGGATCGCCGGATATGTTGGCCCTGAGCGTGACACCTCCAACGAGTTCATCCGAACCCTCACCAAGGCCGTGATAGAACACTGTATAGACAACAAAACGAAACTGAACATCCAAGAGATTCAGAGGTGGCACCCGATCCTTCAGAAATACCTCGATAACAAGCCGGAACGGGAACTGCAGGCGATGTACGCGATTCAGCGGCTAGTTGTGGAGCTGGAACATCCGCAGAACCTATTACACTCCTTACTGGAGCCACTGTACGATAATGATGTGATAAACGAGGGATTCACCCTCTGGATTGAATCTAAGGATCCACTGGAAGAGCAAGGCAAGGGAGTGTGTTTGAAGGGAATTACGCAGTTCGTGACGATGTTCATGGAGAATTCGAGCGACGACGATAATTAATTCtggacatgtttttttttaacgcgTAAATATTTGACTACTGGAAAAAACATTATTATACCTACTAAtggataattgataaaaatataatgaataaaattaacGTTAAgaacaacatttatttacatatatatttataaattatcaaataaagTATCTGGTGAACCACAAAAAAATGGGAATGGATTGTTCTTGCGTGTTTGAGACGGAATGATTGTAGGTTTGAAAAAGTAGGGTTACTGTTTCTTGAATTCATAACATGCGCCCATATCAATAAcaatcgaaaacaaagaattggagcgcaaattactttttttttcatttttgcgacTTTTTCAGCGGAGATAGCAATAAAACATTACACAGAACAAGCCGAAATCGTCCATTTTGAGAATTTTATTGATATTGGAGCATCTTATGTATAATGGAACTAATACCCTCCATGTGGGGAGTTACAAGCAAAGGGTCTAAGTGATATCACaatcaaacaaacattaaaCTCGGAAACATTTCATCTTACATCGATTTACCAGCCAAAAGACTGAAaatctcacaaataaataaatttaaaaaaaattcactccGTATATATAGGGAAGAAACGTGGAAAAATTTGCTAGGAACAATATTTTGTTATACCATGACCTGCCCTAATaccgcgcatcgcctaataccgtggtttttatcaaaaatcagaacctggctaccatggacatcacattatttgatgaaatgttcaaacatattatgtttgaacatttcaccaaataatgtgatgtccatgatagccaggttcagatttttttatgaaaaccacggtattaggcgatgcgcggaattagggcaggtcacggtatgtCCTCTGCTTGTAATTCCCTCGTGGGTTAGTTTTGAAGAATTACTTGTGCCGTGTGTTGTGGGAATTTTCTTGAATCTAAAAACCTTTGGTAGCTCCGGGTAgctgaatttctgtctgtttgACCCTtaaagactcggaaactactgaattAATCGGCTTGAAAATTTGTAGGCaggggtttttggggccggggaaggttcttaagatggttcgagacttCTTTCCGCTcaagaagggggggggggattcATATACAAATGgaacataaatttctgcataactctaGAGCCACTGGCATTTCTCACACTTCGTCTTGAAAAATGTAGAGATTCTACAAGTAAAGAGAAGTGCATTGATTCACACTCGAGAGCGTTTACACGTGCGTGTGATTGAACCAAGAGAAACATGATCGGCAAAGAGTGAGAATATTTTCGGTCGCGTGTGTTTTGCTGTTGTGTATAAAAAGGTCTATGTTTGGGCGCTCACAACAACGTATTTCAGGGTGTCTCCATCCagtcgggaaaagcgggaaataCCGGGAATTGGACCCGACCGGGAAAAAtgcgagaaatcataaaaccaaTCGGGAAATTGAATTATCGATCAAATCATAAACATTATGAACTATTTTTTCTTGTAATACCTTAAATAACtatcatttaaaaataatatgtcTGGCAATAGTGTGAGTcactccatttttttttcatgttt
The nucleotide sequence above comes from Armigeres subalbatus isolate Guangzhou_Male chromosome 3, GZ_Asu_2, whole genome shotgun sequence. Encoded proteins:
- the LOC134226413 gene encoding eukaryotic translation initiation factor 4 gamma 1 isoform X1; the encoded protein is MQSGGGPLQPGPSVMRGLTSGTPTSSQQQSEMQKMQSQPPLMNQPYQQPNMFRNAGANQNTRPTRAMVQAYHSTAFIPATVFPVTYNPRLSQWPSYGSMPGMPYQPHYYVQPNIIPSQHQQNRRNPGGENNLVNVNNNYSGAPSNGSTNQLNPLTTIPQMPQVQMPPGQPNQSSPMTVSHDLLVMQQMHPPPAQHTPQPGVPGAPGQAPMDQHQQNPAQVNVGAPQPQHTMMSQMQLAPHMAAQQAAPTTTIKKRQPGSRAIPIIHPDTQEDILKKMFNDSPPPTSSAPSTTVASTSGPPPPLPSGPAGTGSSAPPPANYSTIPSNVPQVPLNPSAVDSEYDNYPPHPHQGTPELPGGMLLHHQAPPHMHHPPPNHPPPSTHVHPVQAQLYDMGRSPAGQQSHELVYTGPGGPLKTINPPPHLPPPTHHSVVPVPSAAEMTTASGTPVVSANANAPSVEIKPYQKKKKPVSEQQQQVIIQQPPPPVQQSHPQLQQHQVQHPPPHPLHHPHPLPANINHPPPPTGIPINDSMSIPFGGAPERYRTFSEKSIAESTLSTDAEPFVYTGPTSVTSNHQQQSRMEELPQSVVIQPELVLPIVAPEQKQPVQTEPQQEIPDSLNKLEVAEEQMANKRTASAVDSLVAGVENLSVEEQPTVAVGVHNINNKKNKQHKKRSEEVPSVSETSSSSSSIPSSNKDSSSSKAPAPITTVVVEQQKQESIDEIDRSAVVSVEEPHQQTQQSSSSSLINNLVEHDSKLDNDNINNNVECTSTTITTNTDNTTTITTDNNNVVSSPMENVKQLQQLDSRQITPPKMVDVENNVQQQHQPEFDDNKNVVETAIVPSKESTPAPVEQLPTPVTITKELSPAPTTNTLKAPAPPVAPIKKSRSLTLIEYDPGQWSPDNPTGKKKYSRDQLLQLKNTAPAREKPLNLPNCLERSNHSGGHSMGGGNQYGKSNYVEMSLMPTFIKDRMVTGGNQMRQPYPPKRPSQQGNQGQSGAQSNKQSQQGMSKTGSKIIRLQLDEEVKLNECENAWRPSHLQQNEVLDDVERKTQELFKKFRSVLNKLTPDNFDKLVQQVKSFVIDTDERLDGCIKLIFEKAIAEPNFSEAYAKMCKEIGTLAVDIAAANSEKRMPNFKSRLLAQCQTEFERRRNDQTSAIRDSRIKLEANKNLAKEEFEELKAQLEEEEQKVRRRAVGTVRFIGELFKHGQLTASIMHSCIKLLIEKDSRDYDEETLECLCKLLTTIGAKMEKENGQDLGQYFEKMGEIVRYKEKYRISSRIRFMIQDVIDLRRNGWQPRRQDLNPKTMNQIQKEAETEQLQINMSYLPRGGDMGRGGRGNMQGGSKMSGSMGSGGYGQGSYARGGNQSSMKGGRQTDDDGFQQILNNRNNRQQQLQIDPKKINIPSNLDTARLGSAANYQGWKNNSNMFAALNNEDNQGGSGSGSNSMLDRDSDRDRDRRDRGGDRDRNQRDRDRDRDRDRSGSHNKNSGSYHKGSMERERYNRYGSSSSQNDDRMNRSSREPSSGSMRPMSGQLSNSQLHDRDRDRGKMPIQQQPPSMQGRSSQQRHAPQSSAPLPGKITSNSGSALTKSGSGHLYQQQQLPQFAIPKDVPPRRSFPTPDEETETNIQKFSKYVNIEMDQSDFEASVQVLKELNIKPDFYHAAINQLFMDNIERDGKTRELVARVIIQMFEKKAITKADYLHALEEIFNLADDLIIDIPQLYMYITSFYVMPLNQRHVNLVDVRNVAQCILPAHGATLLKELLLQYEALYGKDATVMLWYESSLNPTDFIKMGSAEAAEKYLTDAKLGYLLDSSSKALDMQTVGTQIKHFLKTHAKFMEIYNWIAGYVGPERDTSNEFIRTLTKAVIEHCIDNKTKLNIQEIQRWHPILQKYLDNKPERELQAMYAIQRLVVELEHPQNLLHSLLEPLYDNDVINEGFTLWIESKDPLEEQGKGVCLKGITQFVTMFMENSSDDDN